The following are encoded together in the Rhizobium sp. SSA_523 genome:
- a CDS encoding heparinase II/III family protein: protein MAQTASTTSPFDALDPKLAQILLEEGEQALSTPWTQILASHYRAYVRTGDRAGFEALYFARRLKLNHLVLAECVSRQGRYLDAIIDGLWLIAEESGWQLPAHNAYERGGARKPLPDPAEPVIDLFAAETAANIASVLSLLRAPLSAADETLVRRLESEVERRILQPYLSRHFWWMGRGEERMNNWTAWITQNVLLASFLLPFSQGQRKAVVDKALHSLDAFIKDYAEDGACEEGVVYYRHAALCLFGAMTVLDKASPGLMEPVWQEPKIRNMADFIWRMHVSGDSYFNFADAAAIVPPCGAREFLFGRAVRSPALQAFAAEGWRRSPSPLMQEEWNLWYRLQAIEASAEIAGWADPPPPASDWFYPGIGLAIVRDAQFAVAVKGGNNGESHNHNDVGSLTVYKNGRPLLIDVGVETYTAKTFSPRRYDIWTMQSAYHNVPSFGEVMQADGEAFAARDQQVRFAEEEAEISLDLAGAYPPEAKVERYWRRVRLLRGRALEIRDEHLGKRPAVLSLMTVEEPSIEAGRIRLGELAEILTEGAGAITAETIIISDARLRQSWPERLYRIAVPLSGPTLTLTII, encoded by the coding sequence CTGGCGCAAACAGCGTCTACGACCTCTCCCTTCGATGCTCTCGATCCGAAGCTCGCCCAGATCTTGCTGGAAGAGGGTGAGCAGGCGCTGTCTACACCCTGGACGCAAATTCTCGCCAGCCACTATCGTGCCTATGTCCGGACGGGTGACAGGGCCGGTTTCGAGGCGCTGTATTTCGCCCGCCGGCTGAAGCTCAACCACCTGGTGCTGGCCGAATGCGTCTCCCGGCAAGGCCGCTATCTTGACGCGATCATCGACGGCCTCTGGCTGATCGCGGAGGAAAGCGGCTGGCAGCTTCCCGCCCACAATGCCTATGAGCGTGGCGGAGCGCGCAAACCCCTGCCGGATCCGGCCGAGCCGGTGATCGATCTCTTCGCAGCCGAAACGGCGGCCAATATAGCCAGCGTTCTTTCGCTCTTGCGCGCGCCGCTCTCGGCTGCGGATGAGACGCTTGTGCGACGGCTGGAAAGCGAGGTCGAGCGGCGCATCCTGCAGCCTTATCTCTCCCGCCATTTCTGGTGGATGGGCCGGGGCGAGGAGAGGATGAACAACTGGACGGCCTGGATCACCCAGAATGTGCTTCTGGCAAGCTTCCTTCTGCCCTTCTCCCAGGGTCAGCGCAAGGCGGTGGTCGACAAGGCCCTGCACAGCCTCGACGCCTTCATCAAGGATTACGCCGAAGACGGTGCCTGCGAAGAGGGGGTCGTCTATTACCGCCACGCGGCTCTCTGTCTGTTCGGCGCCATGACCGTGCTGGATAAGGCCTCGCCCGGCCTGATGGAGCCTGTGTGGCAGGAGCCGAAAATCCGCAATATGGCGGACTTCATCTGGCGCATGCATGTCAGCGGCGACAGCTATTTCAATTTTGCCGATGCCGCCGCCATCGTGCCACCCTGCGGCGCGCGCGAATTCCTGTTTGGCCGGGCGGTACGCTCGCCGGCGCTGCAGGCGTTTGCAGCCGAAGGCTGGCGGCGGTCGCCTTCGCCCTTGATGCAGGAGGAGTGGAATCTCTGGTACCGCCTGCAGGCCATAGAGGCGTCCGCGGAGATTGCCGGCTGGGCCGATCCACCGCCGCCGGCCTCGGACTGGTTCTATCCGGGCATAGGCCTCGCCATCGTCCGGGACGCGCAATTTGCCGTTGCCGTCAAGGGTGGCAACAATGGCGAGAGCCATAACCACAACGATGTCGGCAGTCTCACCGTCTACAAGAATGGTCGGCCTCTGCTCATCGATGTCGGGGTGGAGACCTATACCGCCAAGACCTTTTCGCCCCGTCGCTACGACATCTGGACCATGCAGTCAGCCTATCACAATGTGCCGAGTTTCGGCGAGGTGATGCAGGCGGATGGCGAGGCCTTTGCGGCGCGCGACCAGCAGGTCCGTTTCGCCGAGGAGGAGGCGGAGATCTCACTCGATCTCGCCGGTGCCTATCCGCCGGAGGCGAAGGTCGAACGCTATTGGCGGCGGGTCCGGCTGCTGCGCGGCCGGGCGCTCGAAATCCGCGACGAGCATCTAGGCAAACGGCCGGCCGTCCTGTCCCTGATGACGGTGGAGGAGCCAAGCATTGAGGCGGGGCGGATCCGGCTCGGCGAGCTTGCGGAAATCCTGACCGAGGGCGCCGGGGCGATCACCGCCGAGACCATCATCATTTCCGACGCCCGTCTGCGCCAGAGCTGGCCCGAGCGTCTCTATCGCATTGCCGTGCCTCTGTCCGGGCCGACGCTGACGCTGACGATCATCTAG
- a CDS encoding carbohydrate ABC transporter permease encodes MKIAGHKIKGSTLAVYLTVIVITVVMLLPFAWMLSASLKLDRDVFAFPIEWIPAQPRWQNYVDIWTKIPLALFIYNTSKLTIIVTILQLLTSSFAAYAFAKLDFPYKNTLFLGYIATIAMPWQVYMVPQFLLMREFGLNNTHLALIFLQAFTAFGVFLMRQFYMSIPNELCEAARIDGMNEYQIWAKIMLPLSKPALSTLTIFTFVTTWNDFLGPMIYLTKTELKTIQIGLRMFISQYSAEYGLIMAASVVALIPVLVVFLALQRFFVEGVASSGLKG; translated from the coding sequence ATGAAGATCGCTGGCCACAAGATCAAAGGCTCGACCCTCGCCGTCTACCTGACCGTGATCGTGATCACCGTCGTGATGCTGCTGCCATTCGCCTGGATGCTGTCCGCCTCGCTGAAGCTCGACCGCGATGTCTTCGCTTTCCCGATCGAATGGATCCCCGCGCAGCCGCGCTGGCAGAACTATGTCGACATCTGGACGAAGATCCCGCTCGCCCTGTTCATCTACAACACGTCCAAGCTGACGATCATCGTCACCATACTCCAGCTTCTGACCTCGAGTTTCGCGGCCTATGCCTTCGCCAAGCTCGATTTCCCTTACAAGAACACGCTGTTCCTCGGCTATATTGCGACCATCGCCATGCCCTGGCAGGTCTACATGGTCCCGCAATTCCTGCTGATGCGCGAGTTCGGCCTGAACAATACCCACCTCGCCCTGATCTTCCTGCAGGCTTTCACCGCCTTCGGCGTCTTCCTCATGCGGCAATTCTACATGTCGATCCCCAACGAGCTTTGCGAGGCGGCGCGGATCGACGGCATGAACGAGTATCAGATCTGGGCGAAGATCATGCTGCCCCTGTCGAAACCGGCTTTGTCGACGCTGACGATCTTCACCTTCGTCACGACCTGGAACGACTTTCTGGGGCCGATGATCTATCTGACGAAGACCGAGCTGAAGACCATCCAGATCGGCCTTCGCATGTTCATTTCGCAATATTCGGCCGAGTACGGACTGATCATGGCCGCCTCCGTGGTGGCGCTCATTCCGGTCCTCGTCGTCTTCCTGGCCCTGCAGCGCTTCTTCGTCGAAGGCGTCGCATCGTCAGGCTTGAAAGGTTGA
- a CDS encoding ABC transporter ATP-binding protein produces the protein MASISLKKLNKTFGALTVVHDIDLEIADKEFIILVGPSGCGKSTTLRMIAGLEEISGGELMIGDDLMNDVPSKDRDIAMVFQNYALYPHMTVYKNMAFGLTLRKAPRDQIDRQVQEAAKILDITHLLNRKPKALSGGQRQRVALGRAMVRNPAVFLLDEPLSNLDAKLRGTMRAEITKLHKRLDATFIYVTHDQVEAMTMADRIVVMKDGHIQQVDTPQNLYDRPVNMFVAGFIGAPQMNLLPAMIEREGERFVAIVDGQRLPLPASFNAGRIAPYVGKEIVLGIRPENFHELAPGDIDPANTAPFRAVVELAEPMGSEIHLNLIAAGRALIARVSPRFRSRIGDDITLTADMTNAQLFDPKTERSILY, from the coding sequence ATGGCCAGCATCTCGCTGAAAAAACTGAACAAGACCTTCGGCGCACTGACGGTGGTGCACGATATCGACCTGGAAATCGCCGACAAGGAATTCATCATTCTCGTCGGGCCGTCCGGCTGCGGTAAATCCACGACGCTGCGCATGATCGCCGGACTGGAGGAAATCTCCGGCGGCGAACTGATGATCGGCGACGATCTGATGAATGACGTCCCGTCGAAGGATCGCGACATTGCGATGGTCTTCCAGAATTATGCGCTCTATCCGCATATGACGGTCTACAAGAACATGGCCTTCGGCCTCACGCTCCGCAAGGCGCCGCGCGATCAGATCGACCGGCAGGTGCAGGAGGCGGCGAAAATCCTCGACATCACGCATCTGCTGAACCGGAAGCCCAAGGCTTTGTCCGGCGGCCAGCGTCAGCGCGTGGCGCTTGGTCGCGCCATGGTTCGCAATCCGGCGGTCTTCCTGCTCGACGAACCGCTCTCCAATCTCGACGCCAAGCTGCGCGGAACCATGCGCGCCGAAATTACCAAGCTGCACAAGCGGCTGGACGCGACCTTCATCTACGTCACCCACGACCAGGTGGAAGCCATGACCATGGCGGACCGCATCGTGGTGATGAAAGATGGTCATATCCAGCAGGTGGATACGCCGCAGAACCTGTATGACCGGCCCGTCAACATGTTCGTCGCCGGCTTCATCGGAGCGCCGCAAATGAACCTGCTGCCCGCGATGATCGAGCGCGAGGGGGAGCGTTTCGTGGCCATCGTCGATGGGCAGAGGCTTCCGCTTCCCGCCAGCTTCAATGCGGGGCGGATTGCGCCCTACGTGGGCAAGGAAATCGTCCTCGGCATCCGGCCGGAAAATTTCCACGAACTGGCACCGGGCGACATCGATCCGGCCAATACGGCGCCATTCAGGGCGGTCGTCGAACTGGCGGAACCGATGGGATCGGAAATCCACCTGAACCTCATCGCCGCGGGACGCGCCCTGATCGCCCGGGTTTCGCCGCGCTTTCGATCGCGCATCGGCGACGACATCACGCTGACGGCCGATATGACCAATGCGCAGCTGTTCGATCCCAAGACCGAACGATCCATTCTCTATTAA
- a CDS encoding sugar ABC transporter substrate-binding protein yields the protein MKLDILSRSMIAAAAGLGMAASMGSAALAQSAAPVTLKWALWDWDKVAYYKPLIEAYQAKHPNVTFEHVDLGSQDYTQMIATQLTGGATDIDVVTIKDVPGYATLVKAGNIAPLNDTITEAKIDPAAYGGLLDELTIDGKIYALPFRSDFWVVYYNKDVFDKAGVAYPTNDMTWKQFDEIAEKLKSGFGANKVYGALLHTWRSTVQLPGIQDGKHTLVEGQYDFLKPWYDRALALQKSGAIPSYASLKTSNTHYSALFFNGTIGMLPMGTWFIGTQIAKVKSGESKSANWGIVSFPHPEGVAAGTTAAQLAGLSVNTNSARKDTALDFIKFAAGPEGAKIIAETGTIPAIRSDDVAAKIAGLPGFPQDEASRTALKAGKSYLEMAVNPNAAKIEVVLNRVHDAIMTDNVPVDQGLKDMTEGVKAIR from the coding sequence ATGAAACTGGATATCCTGTCGAGATCAATGATCGCCGCCGCCGCCGGATTGGGCATGGCGGCTTCAATGGGAAGCGCAGCCCTTGCGCAATCCGCAGCGCCGGTAACCCTCAAATGGGCGCTTTGGGATTGGGACAAGGTTGCCTATTACAAGCCGCTGATCGAGGCCTATCAGGCCAAACATCCGAATGTGACGTTCGAGCATGTCGATCTCGGCTCGCAGGACTACACGCAGATGATCGCCACCCAGCTGACCGGCGGCGCCACCGATATCGACGTCGTGACGATCAAGGATGTGCCGGGTTACGCAACGCTCGTGAAGGCCGGCAATATCGCGCCGCTGAACGACACCATTACCGAGGCCAAAATCGATCCGGCAGCCTATGGCGGTCTTCTCGATGAGCTGACGATCGACGGCAAGATCTATGCCCTTCCCTTCCGTTCGGATTTCTGGGTCGTCTATTACAACAAGGATGTTTTCGACAAGGCCGGCGTGGCCTATCCGACCAATGACATGACCTGGAAGCAATTCGATGAGATTGCGGAGAAGCTGAAAAGCGGTTTTGGGGCCAACAAGGTCTATGGCGCCCTGTTGCACACCTGGCGGTCGACGGTTCAGTTGCCCGGCATTCAGGACGGCAAACATACGCTGGTGGAAGGTCAGTATGACTTCCTGAAGCCGTGGTACGACCGGGCGCTCGCATTGCAGAAGAGCGGTGCCATCCCGTCCTACGCGTCTTTGAAGACCTCGAACACCCATTATTCGGCGCTCTTCTTCAATGGGACGATCGGCATGCTCCCCATGGGCACCTGGTTCATCGGCACCCAGATCGCCAAGGTCAAGAGCGGCGAGTCCAAGAGCGCGAACTGGGGAATCGTCAGCTTCCCGCATCCTGAAGGCGTTGCAGCCGGCACGACCGCGGCGCAGCTGGCAGGGCTTTCGGTCAATACCAATTCGGCGCGCAAGGATACGGCGCTCGATTTCATCAAGTTCGCGGCCGGTCCGGAAGGCGCCAAGATCATTGCCGAAACCGGCACCATCCCTGCAATCCGGTCCGACGACGTCGCGGCGAAGATTGCCGGCCTGCCGGGCTTCCCGCAGGACGAGGCGAGCCGCACGGCACTGAAGGCCGGCAAGTCCTACCTCGAAATGGCTGTGAACCCGAACGCCGCCAAGATCGAAGTGGTTCTCAACCGCGTCCACGATGCCATCATGACCGACAATGTTCCCGTCGATCAGGGCCTGAAGGACATGACCGAGGGCGTGAAGGCCATCCGCTGA
- a CDS encoding carbohydrate ABC transporter permease yields MSDSQRQVAGRRKVRVVSKRRRRIEDALIAYSFIAPNFLGFAIFTLGPILFAFALAFMHWDGSNPITFAGLDNFWRLFEDPAFIDAFWNTIIYTAVSVPLTLACALGLAVLLNQKIFGRNFFRTAMFFPYVASLVAVAVVWNMVFNPEMGPVNMLLYTIGIPPENLPGWAADRHWAMITVILFGIWKSMGYYMVIYLAGLQGINSELYEAAGLDGANAWQKFIHVTLPQLAPTTFFVTVMLTIQSFKVFDQVYMITQGGPGTSTLVLVYHIYNEAFISWDLGYSSMIALVLFLLVLVVTVVQFRRQRED; encoded by the coding sequence ATGTCAGACAGCCAGCGCCAGGTGGCCGGCCGCCGGAAAGTCCGCGTCGTGTCGAAGCGCCGGCGCCGGATCGAAGACGCGCTGATCGCCTATTCCTTCATTGCGCCCAATTTCCTGGGCTTTGCCATCTTCACGCTCGGGCCGATCCTCTTTGCTTTCGCGCTGGCCTTCATGCACTGGGACGGATCGAACCCGATCACCTTTGCCGGGCTGGACAATTTCTGGCGTCTTTTCGAAGACCCGGCCTTCATCGACGCCTTCTGGAACACGATCATCTACACGGCAGTGTCCGTTCCTTTGACTTTGGCCTGCGCGCTCGGCCTCGCCGTGCTTTTGAACCAGAAGATCTTCGGCCGGAATTTCTTCCGCACAGCCATGTTCTTTCCTTATGTCGCCTCCCTCGTCGCCGTGGCGGTCGTCTGGAACATGGTGTTCAACCCCGAAATGGGGCCCGTCAACATGCTGCTCTACACGATCGGCATCCCGCCGGAAAATCTGCCGGGCTGGGCCGCCGACCGCCATTGGGCCATGATCACGGTCATCCTGTTCGGGATCTGGAAGAGCATGGGCTATTATATGGTGATCTATCTTGCCGGCCTGCAGGGGATCAACTCCGAACTCTACGAGGCTGCCGGCCTCGACGGGGCGAATGCCTGGCAGAAATTCATCCACGTCACCCTGCCGCAGCTTGCCCCCACCACCTTCTTCGTCACAGTCATGCTGACGATCCAGTCCTTCAAGGTGTTCGACCAGGTCTACATGATCACCCAGGGCGGGCCAGGAACCTCGACGCTGGTGCTCGTCTACCACATTTATAACGAGGCCTTCATTTCCTGGGATCTCGGCTATTCCAGCATGATCGCCCTTGTTCTTTTCCTTCTGGTCCTGGTTGTCACCGTCGTCCAGTTCCGTCGGCAGCGGGAGGACTGA
- a CDS encoding DUF624 domain-containing protein, translating into MQWLEALWTREGKGIAKDAPKKTGLALFFEIIGREWWELVKLNLLFLLASLPIVTLPAAAFATARICRSMAEDRNVYLLREFLEAMRDYALRSLQIGLSGALVLALCVYAVVSYGAAARDTLLYAAPLAMSLVATAFVAIMLPYAVMISVGRRLSIWQTVRLAALATLLRPLPMLAALLFVGGLWLAHIAFYPVSVFLPVTVNFSLGMFAVAFGARGAVAEVLATVRED; encoded by the coding sequence ATGCAATGGCTGGAGGCATTGTGGACCAGGGAAGGCAAGGGCATCGCCAAGGATGCGCCGAAGAAGACCGGGCTCGCGCTGTTTTTCGAGATCATTGGCCGCGAATGGTGGGAACTCGTCAAGTTGAACCTGCTCTTCCTGCTGGCCAGCCTGCCAATCGTCACGCTGCCGGCGGCCGCCTTCGCGACGGCACGCATCTGCCGATCCATGGCGGAAGATCGCAACGTGTATCTGCTGCGCGAGTTTCTCGAAGCCATGCGTGATTATGCCCTGCGCTCGCTGCAGATCGGCCTGTCCGGCGCGCTGGTCCTGGCTCTTTGTGTCTATGCGGTCGTCAGCTATGGCGCCGCCGCACGGGACACGCTTCTTTATGCTGCGCCCTTGGCCATGAGCCTCGTCGCCACCGCTTTCGTCGCCATCATGCTTCCCTATGCGGTCATGATCAGCGTCGGACGCCGCCTCTCCATCTGGCAGACCGTGCGACTGGCAGCCCTTGCAACGCTTTTGCGGCCGCTGCCGATGCTGGCAGCACTTCTTTTCGTCGGCGGCCTCTGGCTGGCGCATATCGCTTTCTACCCGGTCTCCGTCTTTCTTCCGGTGACCGTCAATTTCTCACTCGGAATGTTCGCCGTGGCATTCGGCGCACGCGGGGCGGTGGCAGAGGTTCTGGCCACGGTTCGGGAGGATTAG
- a CDS encoding glycoside hydrolase family 88 protein, protein MDAALRSAPTPITDQEIAAALDIAVDQVRRNLPSFTYAAQNHSSVGNLYPPVANDQWTAGFWPGEIWLAFEHSGDKVFRYAAQIQVQSFLHRIENRIETDHHDMGFLYSPSCIAAWKLVGDEDGRKAALLAADQLIERYQPVGQFIQAWGRKGNPDEYRYIIDCLLNLPLLYWATRETGDERYREIALTHARTTLANSVRPDDSTYHTFYMDPETGAPVRGATKQGYSDDSFWARGQAWGIAGMALSYRYERLPAYREAFERLLRFYLERLPADLVPYWDLIFTEGSDEPRDSSSASITACGLLEMAELVEPEEAERYRDLARRMMKSLTEAYAVKDPALSNGLVLHGTYSRKTPHNTCRGEGVDECVSWGDYYYMEALTRLSRRWSSYW, encoded by the coding sequence ATGGATGCCGCGCTGCGATCCGCCCCGACGCCGATTACCGATCAGGAGATTGCGGCGGCCCTCGATATTGCCGTAGACCAGGTGCGTCGCAACCTGCCGAGCTTCACCTATGCGGCGCAGAACCATTCCAGCGTCGGCAATCTCTATCCGCCGGTGGCCAATGACCAATGGACGGCCGGCTTCTGGCCGGGCGAAATCTGGCTGGCCTTCGAGCATAGCGGAGACAAGGTGTTCCGCTATGCGGCGCAGATCCAGGTGCAGAGCTTCCTGCACCGGATCGAGAACCGCATCGAGACCGATCACCACGACATGGGCTTCCTATATTCGCCCTCCTGCATCGCGGCGTGGAAACTGGTGGGCGACGAAGACGGGCGCAAGGCGGCGCTCCTGGCGGCCGACCAGCTCATTGAGCGCTACCAGCCGGTGGGCCAATTCATTCAGGCCTGGGGCCGCAAGGGCAATCCCGATGAGTACCGCTATATTATCGACTGCCTGCTCAACCTGCCGCTGCTCTACTGGGCAACGCGCGAAACGGGCGATGAGCGCTATCGCGAAATCGCACTGACCCATGCGCGCACCACGCTTGCCAATTCGGTCCGGCCTGACGATTCAACCTATCATACCTTCTACATGGATCCGGAAACCGGCGCCCCGGTGCGTGGCGCCACCAAGCAGGGCTATAGCGACGACAGCTTCTGGGCGCGCGGCCAGGCCTGGGGCATTGCGGGCATGGCGCTCTCCTATCGCTACGAGCGGCTGCCGGCCTACAGAGAAGCCTTCGAGCGCCTGCTGCGGTTTTATCTCGAAAGACTGCCGGCGGATCTCGTTCCCTATTGGGACCTGATCTTCACCGAAGGTTCGGACGAGCCGCGTGACAGCTCATCCGCATCCATCACGGCCTGCGGCCTCCTGGAGATGGCGGAGCTGGTCGAGCCGGAGGAGGCAGAGCGCTACCGCGATCTGGCCCGGCGGATGATGAAGAGCCTGACGGAAGCCTATGCCGTGAAGGACCCGGCCCTATCGAACGGCCTGGTCCTGCATGGCACCTATTCCAGGAAGACCCCGCACAATACCTGCCGCGGCGAAGGCGTCGACGAGTGCGTATCCTGGGGGGACTATTATTACATGGAAGCACTGACGCGCCTGTCGCGCCGCTGGTCTTCCTATTGGTGA
- a CDS encoding DUF2264 domain-containing protein has protein sequence MYDPARANALNGNPLKSRADLQKALLDLFDPLLPYFSEGGARVRLSAAGAIFDHAAADLEGFARPLWGIVPFVAGGGTFPHWDLYRKGLANGTDPDHPEYWGDVGDRNQRLVELAAIGFALALVPDHVFEPLEPSAKRRIEAYLLAARDRDYVDNNWKFFRVLVDLGLTRIGASYDRSKTEAYLDELEAFDIGDGWYRDGPVRRVDHYIPFAMHFYGLIYATLCKDDPSRNERLLARAKRFAPDIRHWYGPDGAALAFGRSQTYRFAAGGFWAALAFADLEALPWGEIKGYYLRHIRYWSQLPIADRDRVLSVGYGYPNLLMSESYNSAGSPYWALKFFLALALPEDHPFWLAEEANAPVFDDAVPLEKPGMVAMHTQGNIVVLASGQEHDKMRGSNEKYAKFVYSTRYTFNIEANDRHFDAASFDGMLGLSDDGVHFRMRETLDEALIAGSALFSRWRPYADVVIETYLLPAAPWHIRLHKVQTPRPLMTIEGGFAIARADFARDTSQSESGRAVWFGKEDVTAIVDLAADKREGRAHLPIANTNLLHARTILPQLRGTIPAGETILVTAACALPRSAGMGFLDNPPPAPDPTALETLFRQTGRRVAAFDIG, from the coding sequence ATGTATGATCCCGCCCGCGCCAATGCCCTGAACGGCAATCCCTTGAAGAGCCGTGCGGACCTGCAGAAGGCACTGCTGGACCTCTTTGATCCGCTGCTTCCCTATTTCTCCGAGGGCGGCGCCCGGGTGCGGCTTTCGGCGGCTGGCGCGATCTTCGATCATGCTGCCGCAGATCTCGAAGGCTTTGCACGGCCGCTTTGGGGCATTGTCCCTTTCGTTGCCGGCGGCGGCACGTTTCCGCATTGGGATCTGTACCGCAAAGGCCTGGCGAATGGCACCGATCCGGACCATCCCGAATATTGGGGGGATGTCGGCGACCGCAACCAGCGCCTGGTCGAGCTGGCGGCCATCGGCTTTGCCCTGGCGCTTGTGCCAGACCATGTTTTCGAACCGCTTGAACCCTCGGCAAAACGCAGGATCGAAGCCTATCTCCTTGCCGCGCGCGATCGAGACTATGTGGACAATAACTGGAAGTTCTTCCGGGTCCTTGTCGATCTGGGCCTTACCCGCATCGGCGCCAGCTACGACCGGTCGAAGACGGAGGCCTATCTCGACGAATTGGAAGCCTTCGACATCGGTGATGGCTGGTATCGCGATGGTCCGGTCCGGCGTGTCGACCATTACATCCCATTTGCCATGCATTTCTATGGCCTCATTTACGCGACCCTTTGCAAGGATGACCCTTCCCGGAACGAGCGGCTCCTGGCCCGCGCAAAGCGGTTCGCACCGGATATCCGCCACTGGTATGGCCCGGACGGGGCAGCGCTGGCCTTCGGCCGCAGCCAGACCTATCGTTTCGCCGCCGGCGGCTTCTGGGCAGCGCTCGCCTTTGCGGATCTGGAGGCGCTGCCCTGGGGCGAGATCAAGGGCTATTACCTGCGCCACATCCGATACTGGTCGCAGCTGCCGATCGCAGATCGCGACCGCGTGCTGTCTGTCGGGTACGGCTACCCGAACCTCCTGATGAGCGAGAGTTACAACTCCGCCGGCTCACCCTACTGGGCGCTGAAATTCTTCCTGGCCCTGGCCTTGCCGGAGGACCACCCCTTCTGGCTGGCAGAGGAAGCGAATGCGCCCGTCTTTGACGACGCTGTCCCCTTGGAAAAGCCCGGCATGGTGGCCATGCATACACAGGGGAACATCGTCGTCCTTGCGTCCGGCCAGGAGCACGACAAGATGCGCGGCTCCAATGAAAAATATGCGAAATTTGTCTATTCCACCCGCTACACCTTCAATATCGAGGCAAACGACCGCCACTTCGACGCCGCGTCCTTCGATGGCATGCTCGGCCTCTCCGATGACGGCGTGCATTTCCGGATGCGCGAGACCCTGGACGAGGCGCTGATCGCCGGTAGCGCTCTTTTCTCGCGGTGGCGGCCTTATGCGGATGTGGTGATCGAAACCTATCTTCTGCCGGCCGCCCCCTGGCATATCCGGCTGCACAAGGTGCAGACGCCTCGTCCGCTGATGACGATCGAAGGCGGCTTTGCCATTGCGCGCGCCGATTTCGCACGCGACACGTCGCAGTCGGAGAGCGGTCGTGCCGTCTGGTTCGGCAAAGAGGATGTCACTGCGATTGTCGATCTGGCGGCCGACAAGCGGGAGGGGCGCGCGCATCTGCCGATCGCCAATACCAATCTCCTGCACGCGAGAACAATCCTGCCGCAGTTGCGCGGCACGATCCCGGCCGGAGAAACAATCCTTGTTACGGCCGCCTGCGCCTTGCCACGCAGCGCAGGAATGGGCTTTCTCGACAATCCTCCTCCCGCGCCTGATCCAACGGCGCTCGAGACACTGTTCCGGCAAACGGGCCGCCGCGTTGCAGCCTTTGATATCGGGTGA